GAAGCGTAATCAGCGGCACGCCACGGATGAACTCGATAAAGATCACGGCGAAGACCCGGATCAGGAACATGTCCGACCGGCGGGCAAGCGCCAGCACGATCCCCAGCGGCAGCGACATGGCAATGCCCGACACGCCGATCACGATCGCCAGCAGGAAACCGCCGAAATCATGCGAGATGACGCGCGGCAGGCTGAGCGGCAGCGCCTCGCTCAGCAAATCCGCCACGGGCGTCGACAGAAGCCACCACCAGATCGCCGCCGCCACGATCCCGGCCAGAAGCGCCAGACCGCTACGCTCCTTCGGGACGGCGCGGGCGGCGAGATAACCTATGGCGATCCCGGCAAAAGTCAGCAGCGGATACCAGAGGCTGCCGCCCCAGAGTAACCAGATCGCAACCACCGGATAACAGACCGTGAAGACCAGCAGACGCTGCGGCGCATAATCCGCCAGCAGCAGCGCCACGGCAAACAAAGCGAACATCAGAACCGCCGACCAGTCCGGCACCTCCGTCAGCGCCATAAGGATCATCGTCAGCAGGCCGAGCACCGCCAGCACCCAGCGGCGGATATCGGGGTTGACGGAGAACAGCACCGGCGTGATCGCAATGAACAGCAACCCCATCGTCATGACCGGACGCCAATATTCCGCGCGCGGATAGAAGCCGAACAGATATTGGTGCCAGCGCTCGCGGATCACGGCGAAACACGCCCCGCTCGCCCCCTCGCCCCATTTTTCGGCAATGATCTGGCGGCATTCGGCAAGGCTGTTCGCGTTCCACACCGAATGCGACAGCCAAGGCCAGAAATGATCGAACAGGAACCAGATGATTGCGATGCCAAGAATGGTCAGCAACCCATTGAACCAGCTTGAAAACAGGTTCTCGCGCAGCCAGCGCAGGGCACCAACCTGACGATCCGGCGGCGTGGCCGGGGGCAACATGGTGTCGCGGACATAGGCGACGGATTCGGCGTGAATCTCGCTCATCTCATCGCTCCTTCAGCCGGACACGGTTGTTGTAAATATTCATTACCCCGGAAATGGTCAGGCTGATTGCCAGATAGATAAGCATCATCAGCAGGATACTTTCCAACTCCCGCCCGGTCTGGTTGGCCGTGGTCCCACCCAGCGTGCCGCGCAGATCCATATAACCGACGGCAATTGCGAGTGAGCTGTTCTTGGTCAGGTTCAGATATTGCGAGATCAGTGGCGGCACGATCACGCGCAGCGCCTGCGGCAGGATCACCAGATTCATGGTCCGGTTTGGCCGCAGGCCAAGGGCATAAGCAGCCTCTGTCTGGCCCTTGTTCACGGCAAGAATGCCTGCCCGCACGATCTCCGCAATGAACGCGCCGGTATAGAGCGACAGCGCCAGCCAGAGCGCGACGAAGGCGTTGTCCAGATTGATGCCGCCGCTGAAGTTGAACCCGGTCAGTTCCGGCACCTCCAGATACAGGCCGAACAGGAACCACAGCGCGACAGGCGGGACGACGAACAGCGCGAGAGTGATCCACCAGGTCGTCGGTCTGCGCCCGGTTTCCTCCTGTATCCGCTGCGCCCGCGCCAATAACCAGCGACGTATCAGCACCGCCGCGATCAGCAGCCCGATGAAGATGATCGACAGCCACGGGATCGCCAAGCGGCCGATTTGCAGCACGCCCGGCGAATGCTCCGCTACGATGGCGGGGATGGCCGTGTAACGATTGGTCGGCGCGATCACGCCAAAGACCATGTCCAGCCCATCCTCCCCCCGATAGGCGCGCGGGGTCGGGGTGATTTCCGTCAGAACGGCGAAAATGATCAGGATCCAGAGCAGCAAGGGAATATTGCGGAAAATCTCCACATAGACCGTCATAAGCCGCGCAAATAGCCAGTTCTTAGACAACCTCAGAACACCGGCGGCAACGCCGATGATCGTGGCGGCGATGCAGCCCAAAAACGACACAAGCAGCGTATTCAGAAGCCCAATAATCGCGGCCCGCAGATGGGTGTCGTCGTTGTTATATGGGATAAGCTGCTGCGGAATATCATATCCGGCGCGGGTAAAGAGGAACCGGAAATTAATGTCCTTGCCCAGATTGGCGAGGTTGGTCAGCGTGTTGTTGATCAGCCACCAGACAAGCGACATGACCAGTATCAGGACGATGACCTGAAAGGTGAGCGAGCGATAGCGCTTGTCGTAGATCAGCATGCTCAGCCGGAATGTCGGCTGGTCATGGCTGGCCGGAGCGCGGTCAGTCATGCATTACTCCCTGTCGTCCGGTGCACGGGTTAGGTCCCGCTTTTTTCCGGCTTCTATAAAAAACGCGCGGGGATGATCCCCGCGCGCCAGAATATGTGCCGATCAGCGGAACGGCATGGCGTACATCAGCCCGCCCTGGGTCCACTGCGCGTTCAGGCCACGCGCCAGCCCGATCGGGGTTTGTTCGCCGATGGTTGCGGCGAAGATCTCGCCGTAATTGCCGCCTGCCATGATGGCGCGCTTGGCCCATTCATTGTCCAGACCGATCATCGCACCAAGATCGCCGGTGATGCCCAGCAAACGCTGCACTTCCGGGTTTTCGGAGCTTTTCGACAGCTCTTCGATATTCGCGGAGGTCACGCCGTATTCTTCAGCCGCGATCAGCGCATAAAGCGTCCAGCGGACGATGTCGCCCCAGTTATTGTCGCCATGACGAACGACCGGGCCCAGCGGCTCTTTCGAGATGATCTCGGGCAGGATCACATGGTCCTGCGGGTTCGCGAAGGCCGCCCGCGTCGCGGCAAGGCCGGAGGCGTCGGTGGTGTAGGCATCGCAGGCACCAGCCATATATTGCTGCTCGCCCTCGGCATTGCTTTCGATATTGACCGGCTGATACGACATATTATTGGCGCTGAAATAATCGGCCAGGTTCAGTTCGGTGGTGGTGCCGGTCTGGATGCAGATCGTCGCCCCGTCCAGCTCCTTGGCGGAGGAAACGCCAAGCTCACGCGGCACCATGAAGCCCTGACCGTCGTAATAATTGATCCCGGCGAAATCGAGCGTCAGGTCGGTATCGCGCGAGAATGTCCAGGTGGAGTTGCGCGCCAGCAGATCGACCTCGCCCGAAGACAGGCCGGTGAAACGGGTCTGTCCGGTCAGCGGCACATAGCGCACCTTGCTCGAATCGCCCAGAACCGCTGCGGCAACAGCCTTGCACAGGGAAATATCGAAGCCGGTCCAGTTGCCGTTCGCGTCGGGCGACGCGAAGCCGACCAGCCCCGGGTTCACCCCGCAATTCAACTCATCACGGGCCTTAACCTCGGCGAGCGTGTCGCCCTCCGCCCCAAATCCGGCACTTGCCAGCGTTGCTGCGGTCGCAGCGGCGCCGAAAAACACGAATGTTTTCATGGAATACCCTTCCCGTTGCGGCGGCTGCACCGCCCTTCTGTTGCCAGCCCCGAGGGACCCGATAGGCGATATTGTGCCGATAGGGTTCGCTGCGTCAAGCATGCGATTCGTTTTTCCTGCCGCTAACGGCGAAGAAGATTCAGAAGATTTTCTGCATTTTGCATGGATTTGCGGCGGGCCAGCGCGACCTGATCGGCCTCGTCATCGTCGCCCCAGATCTCCGCCTGATAACGCTCATCTATACGCGACAGATCGAACGCCTCATCCGCGCTCAGCCGCCCCTCAAGCACCGCGAGACCCAGTATCAGCGAGCCGGACAGCGTCACAAGGTCGTGCAGCGCGGTCAGCTCATAATGGCTCAGCCCGTCCAGCCGCGCCCGCAGTGCAAGGACCGCATCGGGGTTTTGCCCGACCGGCATCACCCCCTGCGTCACCACCAGCGATGCGTCATATTCCGCCGAAGCCCAGTCCAGAAGCGGGTCCCAGGCTTCGGCCTGCCGGGCCTGCAGATCCGCAGGCTCCGTCGCGCGATAACACAGCAAATCGGTGCCGCCATAATCTCCCAACATATCGGCAACGGCGGAAAACTGCGGCTCCACCTTCTCGACGGCAGAGTTCGCGGCACGGGTCAGCGGCATCAGATCGGGTCGAATCACATCGTCCTGCGCATCCCATTCCGCGGCGATGGCCCGTGCCAGCGCCTCGTTCGGGATCACCAGATCGAGCTTGCCCGGCGTCATCACCGGACGACCGTCAAGCGTCACACGCCAGCCAGCTGCAACTGGTTCCACTTCAGCGGTTTTCCAGAATCGCCGGGCCTTCCACTCGCTCATTGCGCCCATTCCTCGATCAGGCGCTGCAATTCCGGGTAATCCGAGGCGACATCCACCCCGGCGGCGCGCAATGTGGCGGCATCGTGATAGCCCCAGCAGACCCCGATGGCATCCGTCCTCGCCGAAGCCGCCATCAGCATGTCAAACTCCGTATCGCCGATCATGACCGAATCCTTTGGCGCCACCCCCGCCTCCGCACATGCACTCAGCAGCATTTCGGGATGCGGTTTCGAGGGGTGATTATCCGCCGTCTGGAGTGTCACGAAACGTCCATGAAGGTCATGATGGTCCAGCATCGCGTCCAGTCCACGCCGCGACTTGCCGGTTGCCACGGCCAGCAGCAGATCGTCCCGCGTCCCAAGGGCATCGAGGCAGGCTCGTGCGCCATCGTAAAGCGGCGCTTCCTGCTCGATCCGGCGGGAGGCGAAGGAATCGCGATAAGCCTCGATCACCTCATCCACCTGCCCCTTGCGATCATCCGGCAGCAGCCGCGTGATCACGACCGGCAGGGACAACCCGACAACCGCCAGAATATCCGAACGCTGCGGCGCGACCAGCCCGACCGCTTCGAATGCCGCGCCCATTGCACCGACAATCATCGCCTGAGAATCGACCAGCGTGCCGTCGACATCGAACACCACAAGTTTCATTCCATCTCCTCGAACGGGTCGGCGGGGACATCGTTTTCATGCCAGCCGAGCGTTTTCCATGTGCGTTTCATGTGGTCGGGCAAGG
The genomic region above belongs to Paracoccus sp. SCSIO 75233 and contains:
- a CDS encoding ATP12 family chaperone protein: MSEWKARRFWKTAEVEPVAAGWRVTLDGRPVMTPGKLDLVIPNEALARAIAAEWDAQDDVIRPDLMPLTRAANSAVEKVEPQFSAVADMLGDYGGTDLLCYRATEPADLQARQAEAWDPLLDWASAEYDASLVVTQGVMPVGQNPDAVLALRARLDGLSHYELTALHDLVTLSGSLILGLAVLEGRLSADEAFDLSRIDERYQAEIWGDDDEADQVALARRKSMQNAENLLNLLRR
- a CDS encoding amino acid ABC transporter permease, coding for MSEIHAESVAYVRDTMLPPATPPDRQVGALRWLRENLFSSWFNGLLTILGIAIIWFLFDHFWPWLSHSVWNANSLAECRQIIAEKWGEGASGACFAVIRERWHQYLFGFYPRAEYWRPVMTMGLLFIAITPVLFSVNPDIRRWVLAVLGLLTMILMALTEVPDWSAVLMFALFAVALLLADYAPQRLLVFTVCYPVVAIWLLWGGSLWYPLLTFAGIAIGYLAARAVPKERSGLALLAGIVAAAIWWWLLSTPVADLLSEALPLSLPRVISHDFGGFLLAIVIGVSGIAMSLPLGIVLALARRSDMFLIRVFAVIFIEFIRGVPLITLLFVASLLLNYFLPPGTSFDIILRVIIMVTIFAAAYMAEVIRGGLAALPRGQYEAADSLGLDYWQAQRLIILPQALKISIPGIVGTFIGMFKDTTLVGLIGLFDPLKGISDFVRSNFEWKGIYWEPFIFVGAIFFVICFSMSRYSMYLERRLSRENH
- a CDS encoding amino acid ABC transporter permease (The N-terminal region of this protein, as described by TIGR01726, is a three transmembrane segment that identifies a subfamily of ABC transporter permease subunits, which specificities that include histidine, arginine, glutamine, glutamate, L-cystine (sic), the opines (in Agrobacterium) octopine and nopaline, etc.), with protein sequence MTDRAPASHDQPTFRLSMLIYDKRYRSLTFQVIVLILVMSLVWWLINNTLTNLANLGKDINFRFLFTRAGYDIPQQLIPYNNDDTHLRAAIIGLLNTLLVSFLGCIAATIIGVAAGVLRLSKNWLFARLMTVYVEIFRNIPLLLWILIIFAVLTEITPTPRAYRGEDGLDMVFGVIAPTNRYTAIPAIVAEHSPGVLQIGRLAIPWLSIIFIGLLIAAVLIRRWLLARAQRIQEETGRRPTTWWITLALFVVPPVALWFLFGLYLEVPELTGFNFSGGINLDNAFVALWLALSLYTGAFIAEIVRAGILAVNKGQTEAAYALGLRPNRTMNLVILPQALRVIVPPLISQYLNLTKNSSLAIAVGYMDLRGTLGGTTANQTGRELESILLMMLIYLAISLTISGVMNIYNNRVRLKER
- a CDS encoding amino acid ABC transporter substrate-binding protein, translating into MKTFVFFGAAATAATLASAGFGAEGDTLAEVKARDELNCGVNPGLVGFASPDANGNWTGFDISLCKAVAAAVLGDSSKVRYVPLTGQTRFTGLSSGEVDLLARNSTWTFSRDTDLTLDFAGINYYDGQGFMVPRELGVSSAKELDGATICIQTGTTTELNLADYFSANNMSYQPVNIESNAEGEQQYMAGACDAYTTDASGLAATRAAFANPQDHVILPEIISKEPLGPVVRHGDNNWGDIVRWTLYALIAAEEYGVTSANIEELSKSSENPEVQRLLGITGDLGAMIGLDNEWAKRAIMAGGNYGEIFAATIGEQTPIGLARGLNAQWTQGGLMYAMPFR
- a CDS encoding HAD-IA family hydrolase, with protein sequence MKLVVFDVDGTLVDSQAMIVGAMGAAFEAVGLVAPQRSDILAVVGLSLPVVITRLLPDDRKGQVDEVIEAYRDSFASRRIEQEAPLYDGARACLDALGTRDDLLLAVATGKSRRGLDAMLDHHDLHGRFVTLQTADNHPSKPHPEMLLSACAEAGVAPKDSVMIGDTEFDMLMAASARTDAIGVCWGYHDAATLRAAGVDVASDYPELQRLIEEWAQ